CCTCTGGAGGAATAGGGACAAATACGCAGAAGTAAAGATTGTTCAGGACTGGAGGATTTTTCTAAAGAACTTTAGACAGTTTAAAGGCTCAGGATAAATGAGATACTCATGAAGAACTCtctctaaaaataaacacagacactgatCATCCATGTAACAACACACAAAGTTCTGATTTGTGTAAATTGAGCTCATTTCACACTCgtacatttgtacatataaTTTGTCTATACTGTACaagtcattctgttacactgtggagcttctgtcactacaacaaattcctcgcatgtgaaaacatgtctggcaataaagctctttctgattctgattctgattattgaATCTTGTAGATTTTAGCTCTATATAAACATCTGATATGTGAAAGAGCTTTTTCAAggcaaaactaaataaaaacaaaaaggaatttTATccctgtaattatttaaaaagtataaacatttTGCTGATTCTGAAAGTGTAGAACCTCAGTTATGGCAGGTGACCTGCACAAGTTGCTCTGATGTGGGGACTACACAGTCCATTACATaaagcactcacacactcactgtctcactcactcactcactcactcacttactgtctcactcactgtctctctgtctcactcactcactcactcattgtctcactcatttactgtctcactcactcactcactcactgtctcactcacttactcactcactcactcactctctcactgtctcactcacttactgtctcactcacttactcactcactctctgtctcactcactcactcaatcactctcactcactcactcactcactcactcactcactcttactcactcactcactcgcacactctcactcactcactcactcactcactcactcactcactcactcactcactcactcttactcactcactcactcgcacactctcactcacttactcacacactgtctcactcactcatgttcttttttgcattctgtttttttgcttttcttcaaGAGTCCAAATCTTAAAGTTAAGCCCCTGGTATAAAGATGGAGGTAGTTTCATCCAGTACAGCAAGCGGTCTTACAGATACAGAGAAGGAAGGGAATGAAGATCAGCACAAAGCCTTGTTGTGGTCATTCCAGGAGGCTGCAGAGAAGCACACAGTGCAGATTGGGGTTTCAGCTTGCGGTGCTACAGCAGTGGTGGATGTGCTCCAGGCTCTTGGACTTATGGTGGCCCCAGAAACAGCTGACCACAGTGTACAGACCAAGCTGAGGAGGAATAATTCCCCATTGCCTGATTACCTTCACTCACGCAGCGAAGCAGGTACATTGCTTTACACTGTGCATGCTATTTAACTCTTGAAAAGACCAGTTTCACCACTGGGTTAATTTTATCTGCTGaatttctgtattgttttatttttatatttgatgcAAAGTTTATTGGTTATAGGAATAGAGATGCATTAATATATAAACAAGCACATATACAGCAAAATTAAGACAAAATGGAAATAACATGTTATATATTTATGCCGTTTGTTTTTGAGGTGCCACACACATGCAGCTGATAGATGGAGCACTGAAAGCCAGTGGAGGACAAGTGATGGGCAGATTCTTTGGTTTCTACCCACAGAGGAAGGTAAATCTGGTGCCTTGGCTGGCACACTGGATCCGGCATAAAGCCATACCTGTAGCCACCATGAACATGCAGCGTGGTGTGGCAGAAGGTGAAGAGATCCCTGACGCCTGGCATCACCAGCTGATCTTTGGAGTGGCGCCCAGTGCTGTTTTCATGACTAATCCACTGGACGTTGGTATGTGGAGTGATCTCAGACGCCCGCAGTATTAAAACGGCCACATAAGATGTTGCTCATAGTTTTTTCATGTCTACTTTTTTAGTGGACTAGAATTCTCTAGACTTAGGCTTACCTCAAGCTACCAAGATTAGTCAGCTTTTATTAGCATCATGAAATGGCACAAACGATAGCATTTCTGCTAGACCAGGTTGCAAATTA
This genomic window from Tachysurus fulvidraco isolate hzauxx_2018 chromosome 18, HZAU_PFXX_2.0, whole genome shotgun sequence contains:
- the LOC113648645 gene encoding uncharacterized protein LOC113648645 isoform X1 — translated: MEVVSSSTASGLTDTEKEGNEDQHKALLWSFQEAAEKHTVQIGVSACGATAVVDVLQALGLMVAPETADHSVQTKLRRNNSPLPDYLHSRSEAGATHMQLIDGALKASGGQVMGRFFGFYPQRKVNLVPWLAHWIRHKAIPVATMNMQRGVAEGEEIPDAWHHQLIFGVAPSAVFMTNPLDVVSEEELHVRLCSESVLLIRREDVLKRITADFPLPPIDHPKDPRWKTLNVEGQVRKMIEEENCEEDHPKMTHITIPAAYSPGITLFALKDSAISQELLSAPELPLL
- the LOC113648645 gene encoding uncharacterized protein LOC113648645 isoform X2; amino-acid sequence: MEVVSSSTASGLTDTEKEGNEDQHKALLWSFQEAAEKHTVQIGVSACGATAVVDVLQALGLMVAPETADHSVQTKLRRNNSPLPDYLHSRSEAGATHMQLIDGALKASGGQVMGRFFGFYPQRKVNLVPWLAHWIRHKAIPVATMNMQRGVAEGEEIPDAWHHQLIFGVAPSAVFMTNPLDVVSEEELHVRLCSESVLLIRREDVLKRITADFPLPPIDHPKDPRWKTLNVEGAARSLPGGATVKLEK
- the LOC113648645 gene encoding uncharacterized protein LOC113648645 isoform X3, whose translation is MVAPETADHSVQTKLRRNNSPLPDYLHSRSEAGATHMQLIDGALKASGGQVMGRFFGFYPQRKVNLVPWLAHWIRHKAIPVATMNMQRGVAEGEEIPDAWHHQLIFGVAPSAVFMTNPLDVVSEEELHVRLCSESVLLIRREDVLKRITADFPLPPIDHPKDPRWKTLNVEGQVRKMIEEENCEEDHPKMTHITIPAAYSPGITLFALKDSAISQELLSAPELPLL